One part of the Streptomyces nigra genome encodes these proteins:
- a CDS encoding YciI family protein, producing MAKYLLLKHYRGAPDAVNNVPMDRWTPEQVSEHIQYMADFAARLEKTGEFVDGQALAPEGTWVRYDGEGRPPVTDGPFAETKDLIAGWMIIDVDSYDRAVELAGELSAAPGAGGKPIHEWLELRPFLHAAPTITE from the coding sequence ATGGCGAAGTACCTGCTTCTCAAGCACTACCGCGGCGCCCCCGACGCGGTGAACAACGTGCCGATGGACCGGTGGACCCCCGAGCAGGTCTCCGAGCACATCCAGTACATGGCGGACTTCGCCGCCCGGCTGGAGAAGACCGGCGAGTTCGTCGACGGGCAGGCGCTGGCCCCCGAGGGCACCTGGGTCCGCTACGACGGTGAGGGGCGCCCGCCGGTCACCGACGGGCCGTTCGCGGAGACCAAGGACCTCATCGCCGGCTGGATGATCATCGACGTCGACAGCTACGACCGTGCCGTCGAGCTCGCCGGTGAGCTGTCCGCGGCCCCCGGCGCGGGCGGGAAGCCGATTCACGAGTGGCTGGAGCTGCGCCCGTTCCTGCACGCGGCGCCCACCATCACGGAGTGA